A genome region from Bacteroides stercoris ATCC 43183 includes the following:
- a CDS encoding TrmH family RNA methyltransferase: MPIIEISSLSHPGVEIFSTLTEAQLRNRIEPTKGIFIAESPKVISVAIDAGYKPLALLCEQKHITGDAATIIGRSGDIPVYTGTRELLATLTGYTLTRGVLCAMRRPTPLSLEEVCREARRIVVIDGVVDTTNIGAIFRSAAALGIDAVLLTPTSCDPLNRRAVRVSMGSVFLVPWTWLDAPIGRLSDLGFRTAAMALTDNSIPIDNPALTAEPKLAIIMGTEGDGLSRETIAGSDYVVRIPMSHGVDSLNVAAAAAVAFWQLRTPAAGK; this comes from the coding sequence ATGCCCATCATCGAAATATCATCCCTATCCCACCCCGGAGTGGAAATTTTCAGCACGCTTACCGAAGCTCAGCTACGTAATCGCATCGAACCTACCAAAGGCATCTTCATTGCGGAAAGTCCCAAAGTCATTTCCGTTGCCATTGATGCAGGATATAAACCTCTGGCACTCCTATGCGAACAGAAACACATTACGGGTGATGCCGCAACCATCATTGGGCGCAGCGGAGACATTCCGGTCTATACAGGAACAAGGGAGTTGCTTGCCACGCTTACCGGATATACCCTGACCCGCGGCGTCCTTTGCGCCATGCGTCGTCCCACGCCACTCAGCCTTGAGGAAGTATGCCGGGAAGCCCGGCGTATCGTAGTGATAGACGGCGTGGTCGATACAACCAACATAGGAGCAATCTTCCGTTCGGCTGCCGCTCTCGGCATAGATGCCGTGCTGCTCACCCCCACCTCTTGCGACCCGCTCAACCGGCGTGCGGTCAGGGTATCCATGGGGTCGGTATTCCTCGTACCATGGACTTGGCTGGACGCTCCCATCGGCAGACTGAGCGACTTAGGTTTCCGCACGGCAGCTATGGCGCTTACCGACAACTCCATACCTATCGACAATCCTGCCTTGACCGCCGAACCTAAGCTGGCTATCATAATGGGTACCGAAGGAGACGGACTTTCACGCGAAACCATTGCCGGGAGCGACTACGTAGTCCGCATCCCCATGTCGCACGGCGTCGACTCGCTTAATGTGGCTGCCGCTGCTGCCGTAGCTTTCTGGCAACTTCGCACACCAGCTGCCGGAAAATAA
- a CDS encoding alcohol dehydrogenase yields the protein MLAYTYIEHGRFGLLDKPKPELKDSRDAIVRVTLGSICTSDLHIKHGSVPRAVPGITVGHEMVGVVEQVGSRVTSVKPGDRVTVNVETFCGECFFCQHGYVNNCTDVNGGWALGCRIDGGQAEYVRVPYADRGLNRIPDSVSDEQALFVGDVLATGFWAARISEISGEDTVLVIGAGPTGICTLLCVMLKKPKRIIVCEKSSERIRFIREHYPDVLVTEPEECKEFVLRNSDHGGADVVLEVAGAGDTFRLAWECARPNAVVTVVALYDNPQILPLPDMYGKNLTFKTGGVDGCDCAEILRLIEAGKIDTTPLITHRFPLTKIEEAYRVFENRLDGVIKVAIAGK from the coding sequence ATGCTTGCATATACATACATCGAACATGGAAGATTCGGTCTGTTGGACAAGCCAAAGCCCGAATTGAAGGACTCTCGCGACGCTATTGTCCGCGTGACACTTGGTAGCATCTGTACCAGTGATTTGCATATCAAACATGGCAGTGTGCCGCGTGCTGTTCCGGGAATAACGGTAGGGCATGAAATGGTGGGCGTTGTTGAACAGGTTGGGAGTCGTGTTACTTCGGTCAAACCAGGCGACAGGGTTACTGTCAATGTTGAGACTTTTTGCGGTGAGTGTTTTTTCTGCCAACACGGATATGTGAATAACTGTACGGATGTGAATGGTGGTTGGGCATTAGGATGCCGTATTGACGGCGGTCAGGCGGAGTATGTCAGGGTTCCTTATGCCGACCGGGGATTGAACCGCATTCCCGATTCGGTGAGCGATGAACAGGCGCTTTTTGTAGGCGATGTGCTGGCTACGGGATTTTGGGCGGCACGCATTTCGGAGATTTCCGGGGAGGATACGGTTCTTGTCATAGGAGCCGGCCCTACGGGGATATGTACTTTGCTTTGCGTGATGCTGAAGAAACCGAAGCGTATCATTGTTTGTGAAAAGTCCTCTGAAAGAATTCGGTTTATCCGTGAACATTATCCTGATGTATTGGTGACGGAGCCGGAAGAGTGTAAGGAGTTTGTACTTCGTAACAGCGATCACGGAGGCGCTGATGTCGTGTTGGAAGTGGCAGGAGCCGGAGACACTTTCCGCCTGGCGTGGGAATGTGCCCGTCCCAATGCGGTGGTTACGGTTGTGGCGCTTTATGATAATCCTCAAATACTTCCTTTGCCCGATATGTATGGTAAGAATCTGACTTTCAAGACCGGTGGAGTGGATGGATGCGATTGTGCCGAGATTCTCCGTTTGATAGAGGCGGGAAAGATTGATACCACGCCGCTTATCACACACCGTTTTCCCCTGACAAAAATCGAAGAAGCATACCGCGTATTCGAAAACAGGCTGGACGGGGTGATTAAAGTGGCGATAGCGGGAAAATAA
- a CDS encoding DUF6078 family protein, with protein MKEKELAFSDVPNNFLWCINRQCSKAETCLRQLAERLSPEELISCSAINPKHLAKFKNECPYFCSNKQVRYAKGFLGILENLTAKQTHFFINRVISNSSRRTYYRVRNGERALSPAEQQNIINILKECGVTFSIEFDSYFEDYYWSNTL; from the coding sequence ATGAAAGAAAAAGAACTTGCCTTTTCAGATGTTCCCAATAATTTCCTATGGTGTATCAACCGGCAATGCAGTAAAGCAGAAACTTGCCTCAGGCAATTGGCAGAAAGGCTCTCGCCGGAAGAGCTTATATCTTGCAGTGCCATCAATCCCAAGCATTTAGCCAAGTTCAAGAATGAGTGCCCTTACTTTTGCTCCAATAAGCAGGTGAGGTATGCCAAAGGCTTTCTCGGGATTCTGGAAAACCTCACCGCCAAACAAACACACTTCTTCATCAACCGGGTCATCAGTAATTCCAGCCGCCGTACCTACTATCGTGTCCGCAATGGCGAACGGGCATTATCTCCTGCCGAGCAACAAAATATCATAAACATACTCAAAGAGTGCGGAGTAACTTTCTCCATTGAATTCGATTCTTACTTTGAAGATTATTATTGGAGCAATACATTATGA